ATCCGCACTACGGGCCGGCGGCAACTGACTGGCAGGTGTTCCTGATCTACGAGATGCTGTTTCTGTTCTACTGGGTAGGATGGGAGTACCTCTGGCGCGGTTTCATGCTGTTTGGAACAGCTCGCGTGTTCGGCGTCTATGCGATTTTCATCCAGACAATTCCCTTCGCGCTTCTGCATCTTAACAAGCCGCTGCCGGAATCGCTGCTGTCGATCGTTGGAGGCATAGCGCTTGGCGGCCTCGTCTGGCGATGCCGATCGTTCTGGATCGCCGTCCCTATTCACTTCGCGCAGATGTTCATTCTGGATCTGTGGTGCACACTGCGCATGAGACTGG
This DNA window, taken from Rhodothermales bacterium, encodes the following:
- a CDS encoding CPBP family intramembrane metalloprotease encodes the protein PHYGPAATDWQVFLIYEMLFLFYWVGWEYLWRGFMLFGTARVFGVYAIFIQTIPFALLHLNKPLPESLLSIVGGIALGGLVWRCRSFWIAVPIHFAQMFILDLWCTLRMRLDVSGTGLDALLRILGGG